In the Chlorobium limicola DSM 245 genome, one interval contains:
- a CDS encoding PTS sugar transporter subunit IIA has translation MKIESLLSERYIALNLELGTKNQVIDAMLSIVDGHAGIRDNDLLRHDVLRREHEMSTGIGKNIALPHAKTAAVTQPVLALATLRKELNFDSIDNEPVRIIFLLATPEEMLAEHLKLLGRITRLAGRADFRQRLIAATAATEVLDLFREEEKDFPQI, from the coding sequence ATGAAAATCGAAAGTCTTCTTTCAGAACGCTATATCGCCCTCAATCTCGAACTGGGAACCAAAAACCAGGTAATAGATGCCATGCTCTCGATTGTTGACGGTCATGCGGGTATCAGGGATAACGACCTGCTGCGGCATGACGTCCTCAGACGGGAGCATGAAATGTCAACGGGAATAGGGAAAAACATAGCACTTCCCCATGCAAAAACAGCTGCGGTGACTCAGCCGGTGCTTGCCCTTGCAACGTTGAGAAAAGAGCTTAATTTCGATTCCATCGATAACGAGCCTGTACGGATCATTTTTCTGCTCGCCACTCCGGAAGAGATGCTTGCCGAACATCTCAAGCTGCTTGGAAGAATAACCAGGCTTGCCGGCCGTGCGGATTTCCGTCAGCGGCTTATAGCTGCAACAGCAGCAACAGAGGTCCTCGATCTTTTTCGGGAGGAAGAGAAGGATTTTCCCCAGATTTAA
- a CDS encoding phosphatidate cytidylyltransferase: MGKLLSVNLLQRVLVALAGIPFLVWVIKLGGAPFFLLLLVLALAATFEFYRIARHKADPSPLWLVLGLTVAIQLNFYFMYIDTWELLLGIVLLLFVIELFRVDGSPLLNLGSVMTILLYVNLCFGALLQLRQHGHNGEGEALVLLLFICVWAADISAYFGGSLLGGKLIRRKLFERLSPHKTWEGYFSGFAGSFSASVLCLQLMPQLSLQQLILTGVIVGAVSPAGDLIESMFKRDAGVKDSSALIPGHGGVLDRFDTIMFVAPIVYLLFSRL; this comes from the coding sequence ATGGGTAAGCTTCTGAGCGTCAATCTGCTGCAACGGGTGCTTGTTGCACTTGCGGGAATACCGTTCCTGGTTTGGGTCATCAAGCTCGGAGGGGCTCCTTTTTTTCTTCTTCTGCTTGTACTTGCTCTTGCTGCAACCTTCGAGTTCTACAGAATCGCCCGGCATAAAGCCGATCCCTCTCCGCTCTGGCTTGTGCTTGGTCTGACCGTAGCGATACAGCTGAATTTTTATTTCATGTATATCGATACATGGGAACTTCTGCTCGGTATCGTACTGCTGCTTTTCGTGATCGAGCTGTTTCGCGTCGATGGTTCGCCCCTGCTCAATCTTGGTTCGGTCATGACCATTCTTCTTTACGTCAATCTCTGTTTCGGGGCACTTCTGCAGCTTCGTCAGCATGGGCATAACGGCGAAGGAGAGGCACTGGTGCTGCTGCTGTTTATCTGTGTCTGGGCTGCCGATATATCGGCATACTTCGGAGGAAGTCTGCTTGGCGGTAAACTGATCAGACGCAAGCTGTTTGAGCGGCTGAGTCCGCATAAAACATGGGAGGGATATTTTTCGGGATTTGCAGGCAGTTTTTCGGCATCCGTTCTCTGTCTGCAGCTCATGCCTCAGCTTTCCCTGCAGCAGCTCATATTGACGGGAGTGATTGTCGGCGCCGTGAGCCCTGCCGGAGATCTCATCGAATCGATGTTCAAGCGGGATGCAGGGGTGAAGGACTCTTCTGCGCTGATACCCGGTCATGGCGGAGTTCTCGACCGGTTTGATACCATTATGTTTGTTGCTCCGATTGTCTATCTTTTATTCTCCCGTCTTTAA
- a CDS encoding glutaredoxin family protein: MNRLHTVTLYGKKDCCLCDQAMTVLYKVQASVPFVLEKVDLASQPDLLEKFGEQIPVIFVDGVPAFRYRVREDRLAALLAEPAH; this comes from the coding sequence ATGAACAGACTCCATACGGTGACACTTTACGGTAAAAAGGATTGCTGTCTTTGCGATCAGGCAATGACTGTTCTGTATAAAGTGCAGGCTTCGGTGCCATTTGTGCTTGAGAAGGTTGATCTTGCATCACAGCCGGATCTTCTTGAGAAATTCGGGGAACAAATTCCGGTTATTTTTGTTGATGGTGTTCCGGCTTTCCGTTACCGTGTGCGGGAAGATCGTCTCGCGGCCCTGCTGGCCGAACCTGCACACTGA
- the nusA gene encoding transcription termination factor NusA: MARKQIKAEGQDRRAQIASAFGEIEQSKIFLDKRTESAAVKMDIADLLKDIIQKQLRKDYDPEVESNIFINPERGDFEVYILRKIVQEVDIPAIEISLDEVRKIDESLDLGDFYEEGPIRLEDYLTRKSIQIIKQSVQKKVRDLERLVVYEECLEKVGEVVAGEVYQIRSNEVIFTYNTSKDHRVELVLPKSEMMKKDNPRRTPRMKLYVKRIEREKAKVRLDDGGVVEKEKPDGGMKVIVSRVDDRFLYKLFEHEVPEILDGLIVIKGIARVPGERAKVSVESTSARIDPVGASVGYRGKRIQSIVKELNNENIDVIYYTDEPQIYIARALQPAKIDPLTVHADIKTRKARVMLKPDQIKYAIGKNGNNIHLAEKLTGYEIDVYRDVIDKSLEDPTDIDIIEFREEFGDDMLYQLLDAGFDTAKKVLKAGIEEIEQALLGPAKPEEVLIFGKGRKAPFKPRERKVTDEEKRYWRKIAENIYRTVKEQFSDSDFRDLIDDAGDRETVSLSADE, translated from the coding sequence ATGGCTAGAAAGCAGATAAAAGCGGAAGGGCAGGACAGGCGGGCGCAGATAGCGAGCGCTTTCGGGGAAATCGAGCAGTCGAAGATCTTTCTGGATAAACGAACGGAGAGTGCGGCTGTAAAGATGGATATAGCTGATCTTCTCAAGGATATTATTCAGAAACAGCTTCGCAAGGATTATGATCCGGAAGTAGAGTCAAATATTTTTATCAATCCGGAACGAGGCGATTTTGAGGTCTATATTCTCAGAAAAATCGTTCAGGAGGTCGATATTCCCGCTATTGAAATCAGTCTGGACGAGGTGAGAAAAATCGATGAATCTCTTGATCTCGGCGATTTCTACGAAGAGGGCCCGATCCGTCTCGAAGATTATCTGACACGAAAATCTATTCAGATAATCAAACAGTCCGTACAAAAGAAAGTCCGCGATCTTGAACGGCTTGTTGTGTATGAAGAGTGCCTGGAAAAAGTCGGAGAGGTTGTTGCCGGAGAGGTTTACCAGATTCGTTCCAATGAGGTCATCTTTACCTATAATACCTCGAAGGATCATCGGGTTGAGCTGGTGCTGCCGAAATCGGAGATGATGAAAAAAGACAATCCCCGCAGAACGCCAAGGATGAAACTCTACGTCAAACGGATCGAACGGGAGAAAGCCAAGGTGCGGCTTGATGACGGAGGCGTGGTTGAAAAGGAAAAACCCGATGGCGGCATGAAGGTTATCGTGTCACGAGTCGATGATCGTTTTCTCTACAAGTTGTTTGAACACGAAGTCCCCGAAATACTGGACGGTCTCATTGTTATCAAGGGTATTGCCCGCGTTCCCGGAGAACGGGCGAAAGTTTCCGTCGAGTCGACCAGTGCACGAATCGATCCCGTAGGAGCGAGTGTCGGTTATCGCGGGAAACGTATTCAGAGTATAGTCAAGGAGCTCAATAACGAGAATATCGACGTCATCTACTATACCGACGAACCGCAGATATACATTGCCAGAGCGCTGCAGCCGGCCAAGATAGATCCGCTGACGGTTCATGCCGATATAAAAACCCGCAAGGCAAGGGTTATGCTCAAGCCCGATCAGATCAAGTATGCGATCGGCAAGAACGGCAATAACATCCATCTTGCAGAAAAGCTTACCGGTTATGAAATCGATGTCTATCGTGATGTGATCGACAAATCACTGGAAGATCCGACCGATATCGACATCATCGAGTTCCGTGAAGAGTTCGGCGACGATATGCTCTACCAGCTGCTCGATGCCGGTTTCGATACAGCTAAAAAAGTACTGAAGGCGGGCATCGAAGAGATCGAACAAGCCCTTCTTGGCCCGGCAAAACCTGAGGAGGTTCTTATCTTCGGAAAAGGGCGTAAAGCTCCTTTCAAACCGAGAGAACGCAAGGTAACGGATGAGGAAAAACGGTATTGGCGAAAGATTGCTGAGAACATTTACCGGACGGTCAAAGAGCAGTTCAGCGATTCGGATTTTCGTGACCTGATCGATGATGCCGGTGACCGGGAAACGGTCAGTCTGAGTGCTGATGAATGA
- the hisS gene encoding histidine--tRNA ligase, which produces MPHYQVVKGARDIFPDEILQWKHVEGVIHRLAALYGFNEIRTPVFEYTELFQRSIGSSTDIVGKEMFSFLPDPSGRSITLRPEMTAGVMRAALQKNLLAAAPVQKLYYISELFRKERPQAGRQRQFSQFGAELLGVSSPAAVAEVITFMMHVFEDLGLQGLKLRINTLGNMDDRKRYRDALRNYLAPCYEQLDDASKERFEKNPLRILDSKNPEMQQIVKDAPKLYDYLGREALDDFEKVLFYLSARGIPFQIDHRLVRGLDYYSYTAFEVTSSALGAQDALGGGGRYDSLAVELGSSGEVPASGFAVGMERLLIAMQKQGLFSDLDAAAPSVFVIVQQEELFDQALEIVTTLRRAGISAVIDLAGRSMKAQLREANRMNAANALFVGSDELASGKCTMKDLRSSLQDEYFLEEIIDKFRKPEPLNRLRS; this is translated from the coding sequence ATGCCGCACTATCAGGTAGTCAAAGGCGCGAGAGATATTTTCCCCGATGAAATATTGCAATGGAAACATGTCGAAGGGGTTATTCACAGGCTTGCCGCACTATACGGTTTCAATGAAATCAGAACCCCGGTTTTTGAATACACCGAGCTTTTTCAGCGCAGTATCGGTTCCTCCACCGATATTGTCGGTAAGGAGATGTTCTCTTTTCTGCCTGACCCCTCCGGGCGCTCGATCACCCTTCGTCCTGAAATGACCGCAGGCGTTATGAGGGCTGCATTGCAGAAAAATCTGCTTGCGGCTGCTCCGGTGCAGAAGCTCTACTATATCAGCGAACTTTTCCGCAAGGAACGGCCTCAGGCCGGCCGGCAAAGGCAGTTCTCCCAGTTTGGAGCGGAACTGCTCGGGGTCTCTTCTCCGGCAGCCGTAGCTGAAGTGATAACGTTCATGATGCATGTTTTCGAAGATCTTGGTCTGCAGGGGCTGAAGCTCAGGATCAATACTCTCGGCAATATGGACGACCGCAAACGCTATCGGGATGCTCTCCGGAATTATCTGGCGCCATGTTATGAGCAGCTCGATGATGCATCGAAAGAGCGCTTCGAGAAAAATCCGCTACGGATACTCGACTCGAAAAATCCGGAAATGCAGCAGATCGTGAAGGACGCTCCGAAACTGTACGATTATCTGGGGCGCGAGGCTCTGGATGATTTTGAAAAAGTGCTTTTTTATCTTTCAGCCCGGGGGATACCCTTTCAGATCGATCACAGACTGGTTCGGGGTCTCGACTATTACAGCTACACAGCATTCGAAGTGACCAGTTCGGCGCTTGGTGCACAGGACGCTCTTGGCGGCGGGGGACGCTATGACTCGCTTGCCGTCGAGCTGGGGAGTTCCGGTGAAGTGCCTGCATCCGGTTTTGCCGTCGGGATGGAACGACTCCTGATCGCCATGCAGAAACAGGGTTTGTTTTCAGATCTCGATGCTGCGGCGCCATCTGTTTTTGTTATCGTTCAGCAGGAGGAGCTTTTCGATCAGGCGCTTGAGATAGTCACCACTCTTCGCCGGGCGGGTATCAGTGCGGTGATCGATCTTGCCGGGCGAAGCATGAAAGCCCAATTGCGGGAAGCGAACAGGATGAATGCTGCAAACGCTCTTTTTGTAGGCAGCGATGAGCTCGCATCGGGAAAATGCACGATGAAAGATCTCCGGTCGTCACTGCAGGATGAGTATTTCCTTGAAGAGATAATCGACAAGTTCCGGAAGCCCGAACCGCTTAACCGGTTACGTTCATGA
- the rimP gene encoding ribosome maturation factor RimP — protein sequence MEEKIKACVLQALESAAGTKGEGVYLVSVRVKGAGKQTKIEILLDSDTGIRIDQCSFFSRRIRELLENEGGTPVLDGEDFDLMVSSPGLGEPLLMPRQYLRHTGRLLRVIWKDEQQSEKTVTGRLQQVLKTEGEITAVRLVPVKTGKKSAGNVQEPIELMLDCIVRAVPEAEL from the coding sequence ATGGAAGAGAAAATTAAGGCTTGTGTTCTTCAGGCACTTGAATCTGCTGCAGGTACGAAAGGCGAGGGCGTTTATCTTGTCAGCGTACGGGTTAAAGGAGCCGGAAAACAGACAAAAATTGAGATTCTGCTTGACAGCGATACCGGTATACGGATCGATCAGTGTTCCTTTTTCAGTCGCAGGATACGGGAGTTGCTTGAAAATGAAGGAGGAACTCCGGTTCTTGATGGTGAAGATTTCGATCTGATGGTTTCTTCTCCCGGTCTCGGGGAGCCGCTGCTTATGCCAAGGCAGTATCTTCGACATACCGGACGGCTGCTGCGCGTTATCTGGAAAGATGAACAGCAGTCGGAAAAAACAGTTACCGGACGTCTTCAGCAGGTATTGAAAACAGAAGGAGAGATAACCGCCGTGCGGCTGGTTCCGGTGAAAACCGGGAAAAAAAGTGCCGGAAATGTCCAGGAACCGATCGAGCTGATGCTTGATTGCATCGTCAGGGCTGTTCCGGAAGCGGAGCTATAG